In Pseudorasbora parva isolate DD20220531a chromosome 20, ASM2467924v1, whole genome shotgun sequence, a single window of DNA contains:
- the mansc1 gene encoding MANSC domain-containing protein 1, protein MCSGLLLSVLLLWVGPALVLPAPDTCYSRQHRNVTVALGPTGPLMEARTRPSEKDCILSCCSGDLRPGVECNLVVYNPPEHPRDQNCLLFHCPSEKDCPLAEARAGVNTYNIFKGSTHPTTKGRITAKPPPSVQTQLTTTLPTTTTTTTIPTTTIPPTTATTTTTITTTPPTTTTTPMTTTPPPTESESTMMLATVAVTTASATTTTTSTTQSTATTTTTKALRPSPIKPNRARKPSKPSRGELHAVKPTTHTTTPTTTTTKRATTTTTTPTTTKIATTTTTTPITTKRATTTTTTPITTKRATTTTTTPTTTTTKRATTTTTTPITTKRATTTTTTPITTKRATTTTTTPITTKRATTTTTTPTTTTTKIATTTTTTPTTTKIATTTTTTPITAPPTRPAAVLGMENDSKHRDSFPLKPKVSRMMWKNSLVAIVVITLLFLVLILALVARKAMESFDRRHYTRLELNDLHYEV, encoded by the exons ATGTGCTCTGGGCTCCTCCTCTCGGTTCTGCTGCTGTGGGTCGGGCCGGCTCTGGTTCTGCCGGCTCCGGACACCTGCTACTCCCGGCAGCACCGCAACGTCACCGTGGCTCTGGGTCCGACGGGGCCCCTGATGGAGGCTCGAACACGGCCCTCAGAGAAGGACTGCATCCTCAGCTGCTGCTCGGGGGACCTGAGGCCGG GTGTGGAGTGTAACCTGGTGGTGTATAACCCGCCGGAGCATCCCAGGGATCAGAACTGCCTGCTATTCCACTGCCCAAGTGAGAAGGATTGCCCGCTAGCGGAAGCCCGCGCCGGAGTCAACACCTACAACATATTCAAGG GTTCAACTCATCCGACAACTAAAGGAAGAATAACAGCCAAACCTCCACCCAGTGTACAGACACAGCTGACCACGACACTacccacaacaacaacaacaacaacaataccCACAACCACAATACCACCCACTACAGCAACCACGACTACTACAATAACTACAACACCacccacaacaacaacaacacccaTGACAACAACACCTCCACCCACAGAGTCCGAATCAACCATGATGCTTGCAACCGTCGCCGTGACAACCGCTTCTGCTACAACGACAACCACCTCCACCACACAGTCCACCGCTACAACCACAACCACTAAAGCGCTGCGGCCTTCACCCATCAAACCCAACCGAGCCAGAAAACCCAGCAAACCCTCCAGAGGAGAATTACACGCAGTGAagcccaccacacacacaactACACCCACAACCACAACCACCAAAAGAGCTACAACCACCACAACTACACCAACAACCACCAAAATAGCTACAACTACCACAACTACACCCATAACCACCAAAAGAGCTACAACCACCACAACTACACCCATAACCACCAAAAGAGCTACAACCACTACAACTACACCAACAACCACAACAACCAAAAGAGCTACAACCACCACAACTACACCCATAACCACCAAAAGAGCTACAACCACCACAACTACACCCATAACCACCAAAAGAGCTACAACCACCACAACTACACCCATAACCACCAAAAGAGCTACAACCACTACAACTACACCAACAACTACAACCACCAAAATAGCTACAACCACCACAACTACACCAACAACCACCAAAATAGCTACAACCACCACAACTACACCCATAACTGCACCACCCACGCGTCCGGCGGCTGTGCTTGGAATGGAGAACGATTCGAAACACCGTGACTCGTTTCCGCTCAAGCCCAAAGTGTCGCGGATGATGTGGAAGAACAGCCTGGTGGCCATCGTGGTGATCACGCTTCTCTTCCTCGTGCTCATCCTCGCTCTGGTGGCTCGGAAGGCCATGGAGTCGTTCGACAGACGCCACTACACCCGGCTGGAGCTCAACGATCTGCACTACGAGGTGTAG